The Humulus lupulus chromosome 3, drHumLupu1.1, whole genome shotgun sequence genome window below encodes:
- the LOC133824543 gene encoding glutamate dehydrogenase 1 produces MNALVATNRNFKLAARLLGLDSKLEKSLLIPFREIKVECTIPKDDGTLASFVGFRVQHDNARGPMKGGIRYHPEVDPDEVNALAQLMTWKTAVANIPYGGAKGGIGCNPGDLSLSELERLTRVFTQKIHDLIGIHTDVPAPDMGTGPQTMAWILDEYSKFHGHSPAVVTGKPIDLGGSLGRDAATGRGVLFATEALLNEHGKSIAGQRFVIQGFGNVGSWAAELIHESGGKIVAVSDITGAIKNSKGLDVPSLLKHVKENRGVKGFSGGDSIEPNSILVEDCDILIPAALGGVINRENANEIKAKFIIEAANHPTDPDADEILSKKGVVILPDIYANSGGVTVSYFEWVQNIQGFMWDEDKVNKELKTYMTRGFKDVKNMCQTHNCDLRMGAFTLAVNRVARATVLRGWEA; encoded by the exons atgaatGCTTTAGTAGCAACCAACAGGAACTTCAAGCTGGCAGCAAGGCTTCTGGGGTTAGACTCCAAACTTGAGAAGAGTTTGCTCATACCCTTTAGAGAGATCAAG GTTGAGTGTACCATACCCAAAGATGATGGTACTTTGGCATCATTTGTTGGTTTTAGGGTACAACATGACAATGCCAGAGGCCCCATGAAGGGAGGAATAAGATATCATCCAGAG GTTGACCCAGATGAAGTCAATGCTTTAGCTCAGCTAATGACATGGAAGACAGCAGTGGCTAACATACCATATGGTGGAGCTAAAGGAGGAATAGGATGTAATCCAGGGGACTTGAGTCTATCTGAATTGGAAAGACTTACCAGAGTTTTCACCCAGAAAATACATGATCTGATAGGAATACATACAGATGTTCCAGCCCCAGATATGGGGACAGGTCCACAG ACTATGGCTTGGATATTAGATGAGTATTCCAAATTTCATGGCCACTCTCCTGCTGTGGTGACTGGAAAACCTATT GATCTTGGTGGATCTCTTGGAAGAGATGCAGCCACGGGAAGAGGAGTACTATTCGCGACAGAGGCTTTGCTTAACGAGCATGGGAAAAGCATAGCCGGGCAGCGGTTTGTTATACAG GGCTTTGGCAACGTTGGTTCCTGGGCAGCTGAGTTGATCCACGAGAGCGGTGGCAAGATTGTGGCAGTAAGTGACATCACTGGAGCTATAAAGAACAGCAAAGGACTTGATGTTCCAAGCCTGCTCAAGCATGTCAAGGAAAATAGAGGTGTTAAGGGATTCAGTGGTGGGGATTCAATAGAACCCAACTCAATATTGGTTGAAGACTGTGACATTCTCATCCCTGCTGCTCTTGGGGGTGTTATAAACAG GGAAAATGCAAATGAGATCAAAGCCAAATTCATTATTGAAGCTGCTAACCATCCAACTGACCCTGACGCCGACGAA ATCTTGTCTAAGAAAGGAGTGGTGATTCTTCCAGATATATATGCAAACTCAGGAGGTGTTACTGTTAGTTACTTTGAGTGGGTGCAG AACATCCAAGGTTTCATGTGGGATGAAGATAAGGTGAACAAGGAACTGAAAACTTACATGACAAGGGGATTTAAAGATGTGAAGAACATGTGCCAAACCCACAATTGCGACCTCCGAATGGGAGCCTTCACCCTCGCAGTTAACCGCGTCGCAAGAGCAACCGTCCTCAGGGGATGGGAGGCCTGA
- the LOC133824545 gene encoding putative H/ACA ribonucleoprotein complex subunit 1-like protein 1, producing the protein MRAPRGGGGGFRGSRGGGGGFRGSSRGGGGRFGGGGGGFGGRGGYRDEGPPEEVVEVATFLHACEGDAVTKLTHEKIPYFNAPIYLQNKTQIGKVDEIFGPINESYFSVKMMEGIVATSYASGDKFYIDPAKLLPLARFLPQPKGQGFSGGRGGGGRGRGRGGFGDRGRGGFRGRGAPRGRGGPPRGRGGFRGGRGRF; encoded by the exons ATGAGAGCTCCTAGAGGTGGCGGCGGTGGATTCAGGGGCAGCCGTGGCGGAGGCGGTGGATTCAGAGGGAGTAGCCGCGGGGGCGGGGGTCGATTTGGCGGCGGTGGCGGAGGCTTCGGTGGTCGTGGTGGTTATCGCGACGAAGGGCCTCCTGAAGAAGTCGTTG AGGTTGCCACTTTCCTTCATGCTTGTGAGGGTGATGCAGTAACAAAGCTCACACATGAAAAGATACCTTACTTTAATGCTCCAATCTATCTTCAGAACAAGACCCAGATAGGGAAAGTTGATGAAATCTTTGGCCCCATCAATGAGTCT TATTTTTCTGTTAAAATGATGGAAGGCATTGTTGCAACTTCATATGCATCGGGTGACAAGTTCTACATTGACCCAGCAAAGCTTTTGCCACTTGCAAGATTTCTTCCACAGCCAAA GGGCCAGGGATTTTCTGGAGGCCGTGGTGGAGGAGGACGTGGCAGAGGCAGAGGAGGCTTTGGTGATCGTGGGCGTGGAGGCTTTCGTGGAAGGGGTGCTCCACGAGGAAGAGGTGGTCCGCCCAGAGGTCGTGGTGGCTTTAGGGGGGGCAGAGGGAGATTTTAG